The DNA region CCCCATGCCACGGAGTTGCGCTGGAACACCGTGTAGGCGGCATCGCCCCCGGGCTGCTCGACGATCTGTCTGGGGTTGAGCGTGATGTCGTCGTCGACGAGTCGCCAGACGCGGTCACGCTTGTCGCGGCCGGCGTCGGGAGCGACCTCGACCAGCCCGTACTTCGCGAGCTGTCGCAGGTGGAAGCTCGCCTGGTTGGCCGGGATGCCGGTGCGCTTCGCGATGTCGGCGGCGCGGAGGGAACCTGCCGCAGACAGCTCGTGCAGCACCCGGTTGCGCGTCGGATGGGCGATCGCGCGCAGGATCCGCGGGTCGTCGTAGGTGGCCATGGCGCCACCCTAGCCGAATCTCGCACCATTTAGTGCGCAAGAACTATTGCGCAATATATGTTGCGCAATCTACGGTGCGGATATGTCCTCCTATCGGGCTCTCGCCCGCAACCACGACTTCACCGCTCTATGGGTCGGCGCCACCGTCGCCGAGCTCGGGACCCGGGTGAGCATCTTCGCGATGCCGCTGGTCGCCTACGCCATGACCGGATCGGCCTTCTGGGCGGCCACCGCCGAGGCGGCCCACCTCGTCGGCATGGTCGGCATGCTGCTCCCCGCAGGAGTGATCGCCGACCGCCACCACCGACTGCGGATCATGCGGCTCGCCCACGGATCGGGAGCGGTGCTGTACGCCTCGCTCGCGATCGCCGGCCTGCTCGGCTCGCTCACCCTCCCCCACCTGCTTCTCGTCGCCCAGCTCACCGGAGCGCTCAACGGACTCTTCCTGCCCGCCGAGAACTCGGCGATCAGGTCGGTGGTCGCCTCCGATCAGCTGCCCACGGCCCTCTCCCAGCAGCAGGCCCGCCAGCACATCGCCGGACTGCTCGGCGGGCCGCTGGGCGGCGTACTCCTCGGCGTTTCCCGATGGGCACCCTTCGCCGGGAACGCCATCGCGTACGCAGCGGGCTGGCTGCTGCTCGCACGCGTCCGCGCCGACCTCTCGGCGCCACCGGCGGCGGCACGGGCGGCCACGAAGCCCCTGGCCGACCTGACCGCGGGACTGGGCTACAGCTGGCGGCAGCCGTTCCTGCGTACGCTGCTCCTCTTCAGTCCTGCCATCAACCTCGCCGTCAACGCGCTCTTCTTCCTGGCCCTGCTGCGGCTGGTCGAAGCGGGCTTCCCGGCGTGGCAGATCGGGCTGGCGGAGGCGGCCATCGGCGCCTGCGGGATCCTCGGTGCCCTCGCCGCGCCCTGGCTCATCGACCGGCTGCCGACCGGATGGCTGACGATCCTCGTCGCCTGGAG from Nocardioides luteus includes:
- a CDS encoding helix-turn-helix domain-containing protein, which produces MATYDDPRILRAIAHPTRNRVLHELSAAGSLRAADIAKRTGIPANQASFHLRQLAKYGLVEVAPDAGRDKRDRVWRLVDDDITLNPRQIVEQPGGDAAYTVFQRNSVAWGHHLVDQAFQISADEDNPAKRIVSETSLRLSEDDAVRLQQELNEVVARYREAGRRSDDELDLYSVYQIIQPMPDLAGEDENPA
- a CDS encoding MFS transporter; translated protein: MSSYRALARNHDFTALWVGATVAELGTRVSIFAMPLVAYAMTGSAFWAATAEAAHLVGMVGMLLPAGVIADRHHRLRIMRLAHGSGAVLYASLAIAGLLGSLTLPHLLLVAQLTGALNGLFLPAENSAIRSVVASDQLPTALSQQQARQHIAGLLGGPLGGVLLGVSRWAPFAGNAIAYAAGWLLLARVRADLSAPPAAARAATKPLADLTAGLGYSWRQPFLRTLLLFSPAINLAVNALFFLALLRLVEAGFPAWQIGLAEAAIGACGILGALAAPWLIDRLPTGWLTILVAWSFVPLSIPLAFWTHPAVMALAASVGLFLNPAGNAGIAAYRMATTPQELIGRVQAAAQFVSMLSIPLAPALAGALLAGVDGAVAVLVVAALTAAAALIPTLARSVRSIPRPAEWQSATSNDANLRHTRDSERKSRLPLG